In the genome of Chelonia mydas isolate rCheMyd1 chromosome 26, rCheMyd1.pri.v2, whole genome shotgun sequence, one region contains:
- the LOC102946713 gene encoding low molecular weight neuronal intermediate filament: MSYSSDLLYPPSSYKKIFGESPRLSSRVYNSSAAPRAAGYRAPHARDSYSSSSSASYRKLAVPSSVDHLELLSQSSAVSNELKIVRTNEKEQLQGLNDRFVTYIEKVHQLEQHNRLLEAEVSLLRQRQAEPSRLQQLYEQEIRELRSQAEGLRHERDEAHLESQRLAQGLQRLREQGQEEARRREEAELALREYRKDVDHATLARLELEKKVESLLDEIAFLRKVHEEEVAELQASLQDAQVSVEVDVSKPDLTAALKEIRMQYEVLSARNQQSAEEWYKSKFANFTEEAARSSDSIRQAKEEITEYRRQLQARNIEIEALRNANESLERQLQEAEERSSGEIHNLQETINQLENALRTTKGEMARHLREYQDLLNVKMALDIEIAAYRKLLEGEETRLSTVSSGNTFGLGYTFSSSPFSGAKAFSTSTVTVRREEKRDLQESIKDPRLSEEPKPAEEDQPGEEKVEAAPAKN, translated from the exons ATGAGCTACAGCAGCGACCTGCTCTACCCCCCCTCCTCCTATAAGAAGATCTTCGGGGAATCCCCTCGCCTCTCCAGCAGGGTCTACAACAGCTCAGCCGCTCCCCGGGCTGCCGGCTACCGCGCCCCCCATGCCAGGGACtcctactcctcctcctcctccgcctcctatCGCAAGCTGGCCGTGCCCAGCTCCGTGGACCACCTGGAGCTGCTGTCCCAGTCCAGCGCGGTGAGCAACGAGCTGAAAATCGTGCGCACCAACGAGAAGGAGCAGCTGCAAGGGCTCAACGACCGCTTCGTGACCTACATCGAGAAGGTGCATCAGCTGGAGCAGCACAACCGGCTGCTGGAGGCCGAGGTCTCGCTGCTGCGCCAGCGCCAGGCGGAGCCCTCCCGCCTGCAGCAGCTCTACGAGCAGGAGATCCGCGAGCTGCGCTCGCAGGCCGAGGGGCTGCGCCACGAGCGGGACGAGGCGCACCTGGAGAGCCAGCGGCTGGCGCAGGGGCTGCAGCGCCTgcgggagcagggccaggaggaggcgcgcCGGCGGGAGGAGGCCGAGCTGGCCCTGCGCGAGTACAGGAAGGACGTGGACCACGCCACCCTGGCCCggctggagctggagaagaagGTGGAGTCGCTGCTGGACGAGATCGCCTTCCTCCGGAAGGTGCACGAGGAGGAGGTGGCGGAGCTGCAAGCCTCGCTGCAGGATGCGCAG GTCTCTGTGGAGGTGGACGTGAGCAAGCCTGACCTCACGGCCGCCTTGAAGGAGATCCGCATGCAGTACGAGGTCCTTTCCGCCCGGAACCAGCAGTCCGCCGAAGAGTGGTACAAATCCAAATTTGCCAACTTCACCGAGGAGGCGGCTCGCAGCAGTGACAGCATCCGCCAGGCCAAGGAGGAGATCACGGAGTACCGGCGCCAGCTGCAGGCCCGCAACATCGAGATCGAGGCACTGCGGAATGCCAACGAGTCCctggagaggcagctgcaggaagcggAGGAGAGGAGCAGTGGGGAGATCCATAATCTGCAG GAGACTATTAACCAGCTTGAAAATGCTCTAAGGACGACCAAGGGAGAGATGGCTCGCCACCTCCGAGAGTACCAAGACCTGCTGAACGTGAAAATGGCCCTGGATATTGAAATAGCTGCATACAG gaaATTACTGGAAGGGGAGGAAACGCGGCTAAGCACCGTCAGCAGCGGGAACACCTTCGGCCTTGGCTACACATTCTCGTCTAGCCCCTTCTCCGGCGCAAAAGCCTTCTCCACCAGCACGGTCACCGtcaggagggaggagaagcgagACCTGCAGGAAAGCATCAAGGATCCCAGACTTTCAGAGGAGCCAAAGCCCGCTGAGGAAGATCAGCCCGGAGAAGAGAAGGTCGAAGCCGCCCCAGCCAAGAACTAA